GATGTCTTGCTCAATATGCTTTTATTTCTAGTGATAAAAAACATAAAACGATTACATGGAATGCATTAGGAGTTGGAAAATACCGAAATATTTTTAAAATAACTGCATTAGAAGCAAATGAAAACACTATGAGTTATTTAAAAAAATTATCGAATCATCTTCATATTACAGAAACTGCTCAAAAAATTGTAAGTGAATTTATTACAAAAGATGAGAATATTATGTTAAAAACAGAAGAAGAGGATAAAATAAAATTATATAATATAATTAATAATGGAATTCAAAGAAATCCATTTTATGAAGTTGATTTAAACTCTAAAATTAAATCAATTTCTTTAGACATTTATTGGTATTTTAAAAGTGTTTTCAAAATACAAAGTTCTCTAAATAAAGCTTCTGAAAATATAACAAATTATTTTAACGCTTTAGATTGGACAGCTAATATTCAAACAAGAGAAGGACGTTGTATTGAGGTTTTAACGGGAACTGAAGCTTCAAATGAATCAACTAATGATACAATGAAAAGAGTAATATCTGAAATGTGTAAACTAAATTTAGTTGATATTAAGTTTAATGGAATTAAATCTCCAGAGGTCAAAGTTTTTCCTTACCACGGTGTTAATGACTTCTTATTATATATGGATTCTAACGGTATGATTCAAGCAGGAAAATATAATATAATCTTTACTAAGAATTTAGTAAAAACTTTATATAACTATGTTAAAAAAACCGATTCCAAAAGAAAAGGTACTGATAAATATTTGGATATATTTGTTAAAGGAACAAGCAATAAAACTGAACAAGTTAAACCCTTTGATAAGTTTCATATGACTTGTAGTAGGGCGAAACTTTTTGGTCCTAAAATATCAATCATTAGTGAAGCAAACGTTAAATATGTAACATCAGCTATTGAATCTTTAAAACCATGTGTTGAAGAATATATTAATTATAGGGAATACTCAAAAGAAGAAAAAGAAAAAAATTTTCCAGAAATAGCGGTTTATACAATCGGTCATTTGTCAAATGTGGATAATTTAGCAGGGATACAAGGTGGAGAACCTACACAACTTATAAAAATAGAGAAACCTGAACCAAAAGAAGAGGAGCCAGTTGCTAAAGTACAACCAAAAGAAGAAGATAAATATACAATTAAAGAGGGAAATGCAACTGTAACAATCCATCATTTATGCTAAAATTAAGGAGATAACAGATTATGAAAGCAAGATTATATATTTTAAATGGAGATATTGGAGTAGAGTTAAAAGAGTTGTCAGCAATAGAAAAAGAAGATATACTAATATCTAGTGATGAAATTTCTTCATATACGATAAAATATGACCCTATAGATAGTAAAGCTGAATGTAATGTTCCAGTTAATGTATCATATATTATAAAAGGAAAAATTATATCAGAAGTAAAAGACACAGAAAAAAAGAATAGTGATTTTTTACTTGGTAACACAGAGTTTGATAGTTCTTGGAGTAAAATTCCACAAAATTATTATGACGATGTAAGGAAGTTAGTGACTACTACATATTCTGGTTTAAATTTATCTCCAGAGACTTTAAACGATAACGTAACTAAATTGAATTCAAGAAATCTAATAAAATTAAAATATTGGATGGAAGCTTTCTTTAAAGTTCCAGAAAGAACAGCAATATTGGAACTTATTAAAAATGGTTATACAGAACTACATGTGTTAGAAAATGCCTATGCATATTTACTTGAAGAAAAAGGAACTACGGGTGATGGTAATGGGGAATTTAATTTAGTAATCAAACAAAAGAAAAGATTTGATAAAAAATATATTGTGAGTATATCATAAAAGGAGTTGATCTAAATGATTAATATTAAGTAGAGTAAGTATTAACTAATTAAAAATAATTTGACTAGTCTTTAGATAAGAGTAGCAGATGTTAAGAAGGAGGATTTATGATTGATAAAGTTGGATTTGAATTACTCAAGAGAATGTTAGGACCGGGAGCAGATGCTTTTGGTGAAAATTTTGGTATAATGATAAAAGGACTGACTATTGGAATGGCATTTTGGGGGGAAGGAAGAGTAGCAATTTATGAAGAAAAAATGAAGGAATTTTTAGAACAGACTAAAGTTAAGAAAAGTAAAATTAACAAAAAAACTGATCCGGATATAAATATAGCAGGTCCAGTTTTTGATGCAAGTTTTTATTATTTTGATAAAAAGTATTATAGAGAGTTATTTTCAAATTTACTTGCAAATGCATCGAATGAGGAAAAACAAAATATTATTCATCCATCCTTTGTGGATATAATCAAACAATTATCACCATTGGAGTCTAAAATATTAAATACTTTTTCAAAATCTTTCATGAGTTGTTATCCTTTAGCTATATTTAAAGGATTTGATTCTAAAGGACGGGTAACTCCGTACTATACATATTTTATTGATTTTTTAGAAGAGAATTCAAAATTTGGAATTAACGATACAGAGAGATATCAAATTTCAATTGAAAATTTAGTAAGGTTAGGATTGTTACAAAAGAGGAGCGATATAATACAAGCAAATTATGATTATAATAAATTTAAAAATAATTTAAGATATAAAGTGATTGAAGTAGAGAATCCTAATGAAATATTAAAATTAGAAAGGTATAGAATAGAATTGACTTTACTAGGAAGAGATTTCGTAGAGTGTTGTTGTAAATAATTAAAAAGTATTTATGGGAGCTATTATAGCTCCTTTTATTTTTAGTTAAAGTCATGGTATTATATAAAAAGAAAAATAAAAAATATGAGGATGGAAATTATGGCAAGAAAGTTAAAGGTAAAAGTAGATAAGAATAAAAAGAAAAATGTAGATGATTTATACACTTTTTATCTTAACTCTCTAGATGATTCAACTAGAAGAAAATTAGACAAAGAGATGTTAAGTAAAATATATAAAGGAGTTGAACATTATAACGCAAGAAAATTTAGATATTTAGCCTTTGATTCGTTAGTTGTATCTATAACTAAGTTAGAGGAGTATTTAAAAGAGGATGTAGCCTTTCATAAAGAGGTTGGATTTGAAAGATATTTAGAGCTATCAGAGAAACTAGCAAAAGAAATGGCATATGACTTTAATCATGAAGTTTTGAATAAAAATATATTAGAAGTAATGTCAGCTAATTTTTTTAGATGGGTAATTCAAAAGGAAATAGAAGTTGAATATGTAACTACGGATTTAACAGAAGATTATCCATATAAAGTAGAAGATACAAAAAACTTTATTAAAGAGATAATTGTAAAGAGTCAAGAGTTAGATATTGAATTTACAGATAATGAAAAGATGGTATTAGTCACACTAAAAAATAGAGAGGATAACTCTTTAAAATATTTAGAAATAAGAAAAGTAGATTATGATTTTTTACAAAGTATAGCTAAAGTATTAAAAGTAATGAATCTGATATTGAAAACTATAGATGTAATGGAAGAAGAGAGTACATTTGTAGATAAATATAAGGAGTGTATATACAATCTTCAACGTATAACGGATTATATTTATTTTAAAGAGATTCTATCTATAAGTTATGATTATTCAATACCAAATAGTGTATTGAAGTGTCTTAAAAGTAAAAATGTAGCTTAATTTATTTTGTAGGGGAAATAAATGTCAAAATATAACTATAAAAGATTAATAGAATTTTTAAATAACCAAGTTGATGTTCTTGTAAAAATAACATATTCCCAACTGGAAGATTTATTGGAAAAAGAGTTACCTAAATCAGCATATAAGTATCAAGCATATTTTTCTAATAGTGCTTCACATGTAATCTCGGCTATTTGGCTTGAGTTAGGATATACCCAAATAGAGTTAGTGTTAGGTGAATATTTAGTTTTAAAAAAGTTGAAATAGTAGTAGTGGAGGGGTTAGAGTGTCTAAAAAATTGATTATATAAATTATTAAGAAGATATAAGTTTGTTGACAAAGTAAAAGAAATAAAGTAGGATTATTTATACAATTAAATAAATTAAAAACTAGGAGTTATAATGAAATGTGTTTATTGTTTTTTTAGAGACTATAATCAATCTAAACTTAGAAAATTATCTCAAGTAACAAAAGATCGACACGAAGACATATTAAAATATTATAAAAATGTTTTTTTAAAAGGATTCAAACAATCTTTAAACAAGGATATTTGTTCTGATCATGGATTGATAAATAAAGAAAAATTTTTAGAAGAAATGAAAAAAATACCATTAAATGAAATTGAAGATTTTTTTGATGAACTTATAGAAGTTTATATGGAATGGATAAAAGGAGTTCCATTTAAAGCAATAGATAAATTAGAAAGAATCTTACAAGAAAGTGAAATTTTAGATAGAGAAACAGAAATAAATAATTTATTATTTAGAGGAAGATGGGCAGTTGATAATCTTGGAAATGAAACAATTTATAATATAAAAGAAATGTTTCATATTCCATTTGATAAAAGATATTTAGTAGGAAATCAAAGATTTAGTATAAATGGATACCCATTATTATATTTGGGATGTTCAATTTATAATGTTTGTAAAGAATTACAATGTAAAGATGAGGACATTAAAAAAATTGCATTTTCATATTATTTTTATAATGAAAAAAATCCTCTTATGGTTTATGATTTAACAAATCCATTTTATCAAGAAAAATATATTGGATTAGAAAAAAATCAAGAAAATAATAGTATAGAAATAACAGATAGCTTATTTCAAAATGAGATAAAAGCTAAAGATTTAAAAAGGGATATATATTTATTAATATTAGCATCATTTTGTGGGTTTGAAAAAAGAAAGCTTTATGAAAATCAAAAGAATATAAAATTTTATGAAGAATATATATTTCCTCAAATTTTAACTCAAATGCTAAAAAACAAAAAAAAACAGGGGATAATGTATACCTCAACAAGAATGAAAGAAATAGAAAGTTCAAAAATAATAGAAAGTAACTATAGAAATAATATTGTTTTATTTACAGAATATTCAAAAGAAAATGTAATAGATGAAATATTATTTAAAAAATTTACAATATCAAATCCATTAAGAATAGATCAAATTGATGAAATAAAATTAGAAACGACTAATGTTATTGTAACTATAAAAGAAGAAGTATATAATTATAAGGATTTAGCAAAAGGGTTTAATGTGCTTCGTACTATCGAGAAAATAGAGAACGAAAAAGAAGTATATCTTAAATTTAGAGGATATTCAGAAATTAATAAATTAGAAAAATCAAAGCAACCACAAAAAAATAATGAAAATTTTAAAGACGAAAAAGAAGTTAAAGAAGAGAAAGAAGAAAAGTTGCAAACAGGTTTGATATATAGTTTTTTAAAATATATTATTTTAGAGCTTGAATATTCTTCTAAAATAAAAGAGGGTGAAGATAAGGATAATGGAGAAAAGAAAAGCAAATTTAAAACCAAGTATACCATCAGAACAGAAAAAACAAAACCAACAGGAAAAACTCTTAGAGCAAGTAGAAAAAAGAGAACTAAATATTAAGTTTATAAATCCTAATTTTGTAGAAACGATTAAAGAAGAAGTAGAAAAAGGGAATAGGATAAAGATAGATTTAGAAAAGAAAGAAGATTTATCTTTTGAAGAATTAGTGAATAAAATAGTCCCATTATATAAAGAACTAGGTAAGGATAAATTTTTACAAGTGGTAAAATTTATAAATCCAACAGAATCAGTTAAAGAAAAAATACTTTTTTTACTAAAAAGAGAAGCATTTAGAGAAAAAATTGAAAAATAGTGAAGGTGATAATAAATGAAAAATGAATTATATATGTTAACATCAAA
The nucleotide sequence above comes from Cetobacterium somerae ATCC BAA-474. Encoded proteins:
- a CDS encoding Mbeg1-like protein, with product MIKDIEFAFFSQLSYLNWNNLNNIDFKTIESYKDKKFMSFLNSDDIWNEIKINNLEPINSPNGIPMYQEEDKRLLGVFGIETESVIDEKNKKQTKIKPLYNFDGWQFIYSADKTKLYKDKYNLDDVEDDGFFACAFMKDDDIVIAYRGTEITIKDFLTDLEIGFLNNNHSQLVSTHLFLEYIKSLYPNVADNNIHLTGHSLGGCLAQYAFISSDKKHKTITWNALGVGKYRNIFKITALEANENTMSYLKKLSNHLHITETAQKIVSEFITKDENIMLKTEEEDKIKLYNIINNGIQRNPFYEVDLNSKIKSISLDIYWYFKSVFKIQSSLNKASENITNYFNALDWTANIQTREGRCIEVLTGTEASNESTNDTMKRVISEMCKLNLVDIKFNGIKSPEVKVFPYHGVNDFLLYMDSNGMIQAGKYNIIFTKNLVKTLYNYVKKTDSKRKGTDKYLDIFVKGTSNKTEQVKPFDKFHMTCSRAKLFGPKISIISEANVKYVTSAIESLKPCVEEYINYREYSKEEKEKNFPEIAVYTIGHLSNVDNLAGIQGGEPTQLIKIEKPEPKEEEPVAKVQPKEEDKYTIKEGNATVTIHHLC
- a CDS encoding DUF4393 domain-containing protein; this encodes MIDKVGFELLKRMLGPGADAFGENFGIMIKGLTIGMAFWGEGRVAIYEEKMKEFLEQTKVKKSKINKKTDPDINIAGPVFDASFYYFDKKYYRELFSNLLANASNEEKQNIIHPSFVDIIKQLSPLESKILNTFSKSFMSCYPLAIFKGFDSKGRVTPYYTYFIDFLEENSKFGINDTERYQISIENLVRLGLLQKRSDIIQANYDYNKFKNNLRYKVIEVENPNEILKLERYRIELTLLGRDFVECCCK
- a CDS encoding DUF7662 domain-containing protein, encoding MSKYNYKRLIEFLNNQVDVLVKITYSQLEDLLEKELPKSAYKYQAYFSNSASHVISAIWLELGYTQIELVLGEYLVLKKLK